In Pedobacter sp. WC2423, the following are encoded in one genomic region:
- a CDS encoding EthD domain-containing protein — translation MIKFTILLRRRPGTSHEDFVSYHKNKHAALFSSLSEVKQHVRRYVQSHSLQVNMPGLPPPEYDGITEIWFDDADSIEKVFGSEDYLELIRPDEEKFLDIHGCSFLISSEHTVI, via the coding sequence ATGATCAAATTTACCATCCTGCTACGCAGGCGTCCGGGAACAAGTCACGAAGACTTTGTTTCTTATCATAAGAATAAACATGCAGCTTTATTCTCTTCGCTATCGGAGGTAAAGCAACATGTCCGCCGGTATGTACAATCACATTCTCTGCAGGTAAATATGCCCGGACTGCCTCCTCCCGAATATGATGGCATCACAGAAATCTGGTTTGATGATGCAGACTCCATTGAAAAAGTTTTTGGTTCGGAAGATTATCTGGAACTGATTAGACCTGATGAAGAAAAATTTCTTGATATACACGGATGCAGCTTTTTAATATCGTCGGAGCATACCGTGATCTAG
- a CDS encoding Crp/Fnr family transcriptional regulator → MQDSEVLTFSFKEVQKLYETSPVWEKFGRLVAERVYLQLNERVEMFQFMSPQQRYEHLLATRPELFNQISQFQLSSYLGVKPESLSRLRKRILHK, encoded by the coding sequence ATGCAGGACTCAGAAGTTCTTACGTTTTCTTTTAAAGAAGTGCAAAAACTTTATGAAACTTCACCAGTATGGGAAAAGTTTGGCCGCCTTGTGGCTGAACGGGTGTATTTGCAGTTGAATGAACGAGTAGAAATGTTCCAGTTCATGTCACCACAGCAACGCTATGAGCATCTGTTAGCTACTCGTCCAGAACTGTTTAATCAAATTTCTCAGTTTCAATTATCTTCTTACCTTGGTGTGAAACCTGAATCCTTAAGCAGGCTACGTAAGCGGATACTTCATAAATAA
- a CDS encoding TonB-dependent siderophore receptor: MKIKLVLFLMLSPVLMVKAQKPATITGKITTTDGNVAAGITVTVSGTTLGSVTDGNGVYKIKNLPLGNQIIQLSAIGIQTQTKTVEIKSGETINVDFVINGTSKELEEVAVSALRAHKYLYKESDQVARIPLKNLENPQVYSVIPKELIRNQLSLNSKDVINNAAGVVAYYTPIGTVSAWIRGFDTRNAIRNGMVTQYRAESDPINIERVEVIKGPAGTLFGSSAISFGGLINKITKTPNPVASTEVAVFTGSNSLMRITADINTPLNSSKTTLFRLNAAYHAEDSFQDIGRYKSISAAPSFLYKVNDRLTFLVDAEFAAVTRTQQPYPSFGPNTTFKNFKDIPIDYKKYIGGDDVDSKTTISNFFTKATYKLSDQWVSSTNLNFSNGYVDYANQLYPRWLTDSTMTRNIGMYSARTLSFIQFQQNFNGDFKIGKMRNRAVIGADFTSTITRLNYAYFNYDTINVNKNFSPLFAQRANALMAATKPGYYQNTQTNYSIYASDVINVTKRLLVMASLRLDQFVNKASIENSLPVKDNYQQTALSPKFGMIYQIVDQKVAVFGNYMNGFLNQGPVTQPDGSTLRLKPKQANQWEGGVKTDLLNKHLGFTLSFYDIKVNNATYTDNNNFSLQGGTQRSKGFEAELNAEPVDHLYIISGYARNSNKFISGTPSLIGKKVAGAPGEVFNLWINYQCVSGFLKNFGGGFGGNYVSDVYWDAANTITIPSYTVLNAAVSYNKPTWRASVKMNNLSNQKHWNSDAQPQMLRQIIGSLAMNF; this comes from the coding sequence ATGAAAATCAAACTCGTACTTTTTTTAATGTTGAGCCCAGTACTGATGGTTAAGGCACAGAAGCCGGCAACTATTACAGGAAAAATCACCACGACTGATGGCAATGTTGCCGCTGGTATAACCGTAACCGTTTCAGGAACTACACTCGGAAGTGTGACGGACGGAAATGGTGTTTATAAAATCAAAAATCTTCCTTTAGGAAATCAAATTATCCAACTTTCCGCTATAGGCATTCAAACTCAGACCAAAACTGTTGAAATAAAATCTGGCGAAACCATAAATGTTGATTTTGTGATCAATGGAACCTCTAAAGAACTGGAAGAAGTTGCTGTCAGTGCGCTCAGGGCACATAAATATTTATATAAAGAGAGCGATCAGGTAGCCAGAATTCCATTAAAAAACCTGGAGAACCCCCAGGTTTATTCTGTTATTCCAAAAGAACTTATCCGCAATCAATTATCCCTGAATAGTAAGGATGTGATTAATAATGCCGCTGGTGTAGTGGCGTATTATACCCCTATTGGTACGGTAAGTGCCTGGATTAGAGGATTCGATACCCGGAATGCGATCAGGAATGGCATGGTAACTCAATATCGGGCAGAATCTGACCCCATCAATATTGAAAGAGTGGAGGTAATAAAGGGACCTGCCGGAACGCTTTTTGGATCAAGTGCGATATCATTTGGTGGATTAATTAATAAAATTACTAAAACCCCTAATCCCGTAGCGTCAACAGAAGTGGCCGTTTTTACTGGCAGCAACAGCCTGATGCGAATTACTGCTGATATCAATACTCCATTAAATTCATCAAAAACAACATTATTCAGGCTGAATGCGGCTTATCATGCAGAAGATAGTTTTCAGGATATCGGACGCTATAAGAGTATAAGTGCTGCCCCAAGTTTTCTTTATAAAGTAAACGACAGGCTTACTTTCCTTGTTGATGCTGAATTTGCAGCAGTAACCAGAACACAGCAACCCTACCCATCGTTCGGTCCCAATACCACCTTTAAAAATTTCAAGGATATTCCTATTGACTACAAAAAATATATAGGTGGTGACGATGTGGATTCTAAAACAACCATTTCTAATTTCTTTACCAAGGCAACTTATAAATTGTCTGATCAATGGGTTTCATCTACCAATTTGAATTTCAGTAATGGTTATGTAGATTATGCCAATCAGCTTTATCCAAGATGGCTGACGGATTCTACCATGACCAGGAATATCGGGATGTATAGCGCCCGTACACTTTCATTCATTCAGTTTCAACAGAACTTTAATGGTGATTTTAAAATAGGCAAGATGCGTAACCGGGCGGTTATTGGCGCAGATTTTACCAGTACAATTACGCGATTGAACTACGCTTATTTTAATTATGATACTATTAATGTAAATAAAAATTTCTCTCCATTATTTGCCCAGCGTGCCAATGCCCTGATGGCAGCCACTAAACCAGGCTATTATCAGAATACGCAAACTAATTATAGTATTTATGCTTCTGATGTAATTAATGTAACCAAGCGCCTGCTTGTGATGGCAAGTTTGCGATTGGATCAGTTTGTAAACAAGGCGAGTATTGAGAATAGTCTTCCGGTAAAAGATAATTACCAGCAAACGGCCCTTTCTCCTAAGTTTGGAATGATTTATCAAATTGTAGATCAGAAAGTTGCTGTTTTTGGAAATTACATGAATGGTTTTCTAAATCAGGGCCCTGTTACCCAGCCTGATGGAAGTACACTCAGACTTAAACCAAAGCAAGCCAACCAATGGGAAGGCGGAGTGAAAACAGATCTGTTAAATAAACATTTGGGATTTACCTTAAGCTTTTACGATATCAAGGTTAATAATGCTACTTATACCGACAACAATAACTTCAGCTTACAGGGCGGTACACAAAGGAGTAAGGGTTTTGAAGCAGAATTGAATGCAGAGCCTGTTGATCACCTTTACATCATATCCGGATATGCCCGGAACAGCAACAAATTTATATCAGGTACGCCCTCACTTATCGGGAAAAAAGTTGCCGGTGCTCCAGGTGAGGTCTTTAACCTTTGGATAAATTACCAGTGCGTTAGTGGATTTTTGAAAAATTTTGGTGGTGGCTTTGGGGGCAATTATGTCAGTGATGTATACTGGGATGCCGCAAATACCATTACCATACCTTCCTATACGGTATTAAATGCAGCTGTTAGTTATAATAAACCAACCTGGAGAGCGTCGGTTAAAATGAATAATCTATCCAACCAAAAGCATTGGAACAGTGATGCACAGCCGCAAATGCTGAGACAGATTATTGGTTCTCTCGCTATGAACTTTTAA
- a CDS encoding ATP-grasp domain-containing protein has protein sequence MRYKNIHSVLIHKRCEEQGISCELLVPGDEEIFVLQKEDHKIFINRGVSPYVSHMAATISENKLATNTLLRNHGVPIPEFMFCTDLQQDAISFLKKHKPLVIKPFDTNKGVEIHMNISSQKELEHAFLNVRKVSSHAILQQQAAGKDYRILLIGDELAGVLLNEWAYVTGNGKDELEQLIKIENDKRETEGTAVYDRNFKMLSPVPMEDVAKALALQGLDFQYIPCDAEKIYISYCGNGWAGALAIDRTEDIHPDNLQLAKKIAKVSAIDVIGIDIRCEDIAVSHQESAFAVIEVNIRPSMVDHEYPTEGKPRRVVSQYLDYLFRKAHHE, from the coding sequence ATGCGATATAAAAATATACATAGTGTCCTGATACATAAGAGGTGTGAGGAACAAGGCATCAGCTGTGAACTTCTGGTACCGGGAGATGAAGAAATTTTTGTGCTTCAAAAAGAAGACCATAAAATATTCATCAACCGTGGGGTATCTCCATATGTAAGCCATATGGCAGCTACCATTTCAGAAAACAAATTAGCCACCAATACTTTGCTTCGAAATCACGGGGTTCCTATTCCTGAATTTATGTTCTGCACTGATCTTCAGCAAGATGCTATATCATTCCTGAAAAAACATAAGCCATTGGTAATTAAACCATTCGACACCAATAAGGGAGTTGAAATCCACATGAATATCTCCAGTCAAAAAGAATTGGAGCATGCTTTCTTAAATGTTCGAAAAGTAAGTAGCCATGCCATTCTTCAGCAGCAGGCTGCTGGTAAGGATTACCGGATTTTACTTATTGGAGATGAGCTTGCTGGCGTACTGTTAAACGAATGGGCTTATGTAACCGGCAATGGAAAAGATGAGCTGGAACAGCTGATCAAAATTGAAAATGATAAAAGGGAAACAGAAGGCACAGCCGTTTATGATCGGAATTTTAAAATGCTTTCTCCCGTTCCTATGGAAGATGTAGCAAAGGCGCTAGCATTACAGGGACTGGACTTTCAGTATATCCCCTGCGATGCTGAAAAAATTTACATCAGCTATTGTGGAAATGGGTGGGCCGGTGCACTGGCGATTGATAGAACAGAAGATATTCATCCAGACAACCTTCAGCTCGCCAAAAAAATAGCAAAGGTATCTGCTATTGATGTAATTGGGATTGATATCAGATGCGAGGATATCGCAGTATCTCATCAGGAATCTGCATTTGCAGTGATTGAGGTAAATATCCGGCCGAGCATGGTCGATCATGAGTATCCAACCGAAGGAAAACCCAGACGTGTGGTTTCGCAATATCTTGATTATTTATTTAGAAAAGCCCATCATGAATAA
- a CDS encoding GyrI-like domain-containing protein, with amino-acid sequence MSSFNQELHITYTSSLNKALQFIDENLDTSLSLEMISKVACFSPFHFHRIFKAITNETLNGYINRKRIEKVASVLMHKPEVSITELSLLFGFTSNSSLTRSFKKYYNISPSEFRKQKKSRFSKISKIESKNGQELVVFEEYICSIDHLKNWIEMNAKIEIREMANLELAYVTSIGEQGIATAYDTLVKWATPLGLLKNPETKMVTIYHDSFKTTNPEKVRISACIKLTEPIKVSGNIGRTSIEKGKFIVGSFVIGLTEFEKSWNSLFVWMAENGYKKADRDPFEIYHNDYRVHPEKKCIVDYFIPIL; translated from the coding sequence ATGTCAAGTTTTAATCAAGAATTACATATAACATACACCAGCAGTCTTAATAAGGCTCTACAATTTATAGATGAAAATCTCGATACAAGTTTGTCTTTAGAAATGATTTCAAAAGTAGCTTGTTTTTCACCGTTTCATTTTCACAGGATATTCAAGGCTATTACAAACGAGACATTAAATGGTTACATCAATAGAAAGAGAATTGAAAAAGTAGCTTCTGTTCTAATGCATAAGCCGGAAGTAAGCATTACTGAGCTTTCACTTTTATTCGGTTTTACTAGTAATTCTTCCCTCACCAGATCTTTTAAAAAATATTATAATATAAGTCCATCTGAATTCCGTAAACAAAAAAAAAGCAGATTTAGCAAGATCAGTAAAATTGAAAGCAAGAATGGACAAGAGCTGGTCGTCTTTGAGGAATACATTTGCAGCATTGATCATCTTAAAAATTGGATAGAAATGAATGCAAAAATTGAAATCAGGGAAATGGCTAATTTAGAATTAGCTTATGTAACAAGCATTGGAGAACAGGGAATTGCTACAGCTTATGACACGTTAGTTAAGTGGGCAACCCCATTAGGTTTACTGAAAAATCCTGAGACAAAAATGGTCACTATTTATCACGATAGTTTTAAAACCACAAATCCAGAAAAAGTTAGAATAAGCGCTTGCATTAAGCTAACGGAACCAATTAAGGTGTCAGGAAATATTGGAAGAACCTCCATTGAAAAGGGTAAATTTATTGTTGGAAGTTTTGTAATTGGGCTCACTGAATTTGAAAAATCCTGGAATAGCCTTTTTGTATGGATGGCAGAAAATGGATATAAAAAAGCTGATCGGGATCCTTTTGAGATCTATCATAATGATTATAGAGTACATCCAGAGAAAAAATGTATCGTAGATTATTTTATACCGATTTTGTGA
- a CDS encoding MFS transporter, with protein sequence MALFRNKKAENNLADQDLSGTFYPKFLICSFIGALGDYMTLSALGWYIVDSVGSAEVLGWVFFARTVPRFFMSFVGGYFADRMDRKKLIIGVYSGLMVTTGLQIFVIWNLSGLHWIYIVAVVFLRNVFDSAEPSIRNALLPDIVKKENIAKAVGFYASSLNLAAIVAPVLAGYLLSVMTITPLLIADFCLQIPSFLILFLLPVIPIHKDDTSKGLAKKGYIFAISYIRQSPVLRNSLILSVTLMFFLFPFGAMLPLLVKNTLHLDAKSFGLISATEAFGAVLGGLLLKYIAQDNLLRLWPWMGILSCFFLFLLGFAGASLSLFLIIFALGLMSQLFRSTGRSIFQLNTPTEIRGKVMSVLISDSGIVSLGILFFTLITGRLSVGFVYSLMGCLGIISSFGCYMFLFKSKNRNQSK encoded by the coding sequence ATGGCCCTATTTCGAAATAAAAAAGCAGAAAATAACCTGGCAGATCAAGATCTGTCAGGTACGTTTTATCCTAAATTTCTAATTTGTTCATTTATTGGTGCATTAGGTGATTATATGACGCTTTCTGCATTAGGATGGTATATTGTTGATTCAGTAGGATCTGCAGAGGTACTGGGCTGGGTATTTTTTGCCAGAACAGTTCCACGGTTTTTTATGAGCTTTGTTGGTGGTTATTTTGCCGACCGAATGGACCGTAAAAAGCTGATTATTGGAGTATATTCAGGATTAATGGTTACTACAGGTTTACAAATTTTTGTGATCTGGAACCTATCGGGTTTGCACTGGATCTATATTGTCGCGGTTGTTTTTTTGCGGAATGTTTTTGACAGTGCTGAGCCCAGTATCAGAAATGCATTACTTCCAGATATTGTTAAAAAGGAAAACATTGCAAAGGCCGTAGGTTTTTATGCTTCCAGTTTAAACCTGGCTGCTATTGTTGCTCCGGTTTTAGCCGGATACTTGCTATCAGTCATGACTATCACGCCATTGCTTATTGCAGATTTTTGCTTACAGATACCCTCTTTTTTAATTCTTTTTTTGCTCCCTGTTATACCAATCCATAAAGATGACACCAGTAAAGGACTTGCAAAGAAAGGCTACATTTTTGCAATTTCTTACATCAGGCAATCTCCTGTTTTGCGCAATAGCTTGATATTGAGTGTTACACTCATGTTTTTTCTTTTTCCATTTGGTGCCATGCTTCCGTTACTGGTAAAAAACACACTACATTTAGATGCAAAATCTTTTGGGTTGATTAGTGCCACAGAGGCCTTTGGTGCTGTACTCGGCGGACTCTTGCTGAAATACATCGCTCAAGATAACCTGCTCCGGTTATGGCCATGGATGGGAATACTTTCGTGTTTTTTCTTGTTTTTATTGGGCTTTGCAGGCGCTTCGCTATCTCTTTTCCTAATCATTTTCGCCTTAGGATTAATGAGTCAATTGTTCAGAAGCACAGGCCGCAGCATCTTTCAGCTGAACACACCAACAGAAATCAGGGGAAAAGTAATGTCAGTATTGATTTCAGACAGCGGAATTGTATCTCTGGGCATCTTATTTTTTACGTTAATTACGGGTAGATTATCTGTTGGTTTTGTTTATAGTTTAATGGGGTGTCTGGGAATTATAAGCTCTTTCGGCTGCTATATGTTTTTATTTAAAAGCAAGAACAGAAATCAGTCAAAATAA
- a CDS encoding IucA/IucC family siderophore biosynthesis protein → MNNSGQQLSSTVLPQTETAGYAQACQEVMQRLLYALINESSDQRQLILTTVNDQFKVRRIVLPSNAGVLSCIEANDGNITVYLSVVLLRNDGGLTELDVMALLNCILDSWKTEDACSEKIKAEVNNCLDHLAMAFDYEAEHTDQVSHYIKAAILEKQSVFQQRETLLNSEIIPFKGHPIHVCAKTKMGFSRQDVMAYSPEFSPKVNLQLLAVHRSHLIYSDEIDMWTKYSAELLSYKQAEDYLIMPVHPWQYENVISKAYKAHIDSGVLFKLEDEAIEVLPTLSMRTALLPATLNQPFYHIKVPVNIQATSVKRSLTLRDLYNGIEFSKLISDMAQKIPSMANKRGRMISDVCAAHFKIQGETNPGLSFLLRNDPINYCLPGETMVVAAALTHSTKLHPYPILCQFIDQSKLPVEIYLDQLIETLLAMPLEVFLHEGIALDLHGQNTMIVFDESHQVCALAYRDLGSVQVADTYQSLNEQKHLFYGEASTFMNYRDTVSELMHTLFNNLIGGIISCTTSAYEIPEQQIWRKVKETSMRIIQSCKVPDQVKDDFCKMLFSPDLMIKPLLKMRIAEKTLYQAIPNPMFNIS, encoded by the coding sequence ATGAATAACTCAGGCCAACAATTATCTTCCACTGTTTTGCCGCAAACTGAAACAGCAGGTTACGCTCAAGCTTGTCAGGAAGTGATGCAAAGATTGCTCTATGCACTAATTAATGAAAGTTCAGATCAGCGACAGCTTATTTTAACCACCGTTAACGATCAGTTTAAAGTGAGACGGATTGTTCTTCCTTCCAATGCTGGAGTTTTATCCTGCATAGAAGCAAACGATGGGAATATTACGGTTTACTTATCAGTGGTATTACTCAGAAATGATGGTGGTTTAACAGAGCTTGATGTGATGGCACTGTTGAACTGTATACTGGATTCGTGGAAAACGGAAGATGCCTGTAGCGAAAAAATCAAGGCAGAAGTTAATAATTGTTTAGATCATCTGGCTATGGCGTTTGATTATGAAGCGGAGCATACCGATCAGGTCAGCCATTATATTAAAGCAGCAATTTTAGAGAAGCAATCTGTTTTTCAGCAACGGGAAACATTATTAAATTCAGAAATTATACCTTTTAAAGGGCACCCAATCCATGTTTGTGCCAAAACCAAAATGGGATTTTCCAGGCAAGATGTAATGGCTTACAGTCCGGAATTTTCGCCGAAGGTTAATTTACAGCTGCTTGCCGTACATCGGTCACATCTGATATATTCTGATGAAATAGATATGTGGACGAAATACAGTGCTGAATTGTTATCGTATAAACAAGCTGAGGATTATCTGATTATGCCGGTTCATCCCTGGCAGTACGAAAATGTTATTTCGAAAGCATATAAAGCGCACATAGATAGTGGAGTTTTATTTAAACTCGAAGATGAGGCTATAGAAGTTCTGCCCACTTTATCCATGAGAACGGCACTTTTACCAGCAACTCTAAACCAACCGTTCTATCACATTAAGGTTCCTGTTAATATTCAGGCCACCAGTGTTAAAAGATCATTAACGCTCCGGGATTTATATAATGGTATTGAATTTAGCAAGTTGATTTCGGATATGGCTCAGAAAATCCCTTCTATGGCTAATAAACGTGGACGAATGATCAGTGATGTGTGTGCGGCACATTTTAAAATTCAGGGAGAAACAAATCCGGGCCTGTCTTTTCTTTTAAGAAATGACCCAATCAACTATTGTTTACCAGGAGAAACCATGGTTGTTGCAGCGGCTTTAACGCACTCCACTAAATTACATCCATACCCAATACTTTGTCAGTTTATCGATCAGTCCAAATTGCCAGTAGAAATTTATCTGGATCAGTTGATTGAAACCCTGTTAGCCATGCCTTTGGAAGTATTTCTTCATGAAGGTATCGCTCTCGACCTTCACGGACAAAATACCATGATCGTTTTTGATGAATCTCATCAGGTATGCGCACTGGCTTACCGGGATCTTGGTAGTGTACAAGTAGCAGACACGTACCAATCCCTGAATGAACAGAAACACCTTTTTTACGGCGAAGCTTCAACTTTTATGAACTACAGAGATACTGTTAGCGAATTGATGCATACACTTTTCAATAACCTTATCGGTGGGATCATTAGTTGTACGACTAGTGCATATGAAATACCTGAGCAGCAGATCTGGAGAAAAGTCAAAGAAACCAGCATGCGTATTATCCAAAGTTGTAAAGTACCCGATCAGGTAAAGGATGACTTTTGCAAGATGCTTTTTAGTCCGGATCTGATGATAAAACCCTTATTGAAAATGCGCATTGCTGAGAAAACTTTATACCAGGCTATTCCCAATCCTATGTTCAATATCAGCTAA
- a CDS encoding alpha-L-arabinofuranosidase C-terminal domain-containing protein gives MTYIFFRKVSGNEVGKSKHLLRQLLLFCIFFLCLNAVTFASKVPPDEPDSVYLFTYNNNGLCFAWSTDQKNWTPIGAGYVYLNSDYGRWGSEKKMNSPYLIRGKDGDWVCVWQINTYTHQFASATSKNLIDWSPQSYPYLSLGKNVLRPVITYNPQKESYKITYADADGKYYVTETKDFKFYTPVTEAGATAYQNHTIIADLEQKTEGQVHRVPWSVVAGLKKAHQLIQYKNTLNRETTKDDPERFAGLKPLEIKLSAQMALAKPISKLLTGVFFEDINYAADGGLYAELIQNRDFEYHPGDKSYEDKNWNSKYAWSLKGDKATFTVDSLNGIHLNNPHYALLKINEPGASLFNTGFDSITVKKGETYHFSTFAKAFEGKNISLTVNLVSAKQGVLAQKKLSISLGSWKVLKTSLISSSNAKDVSLEITVNSVGSLGLDMISLFPEKTYKGHKNGLRADLATTIANIKPKFVRFPGGCVAHGDGIANIYKWKNSIGPLESRKPDRNLWGYHQTMGLGYFEYFQFCEDMGAEPVPVIAAGVPCQNSGTGGGGQQGGIPMSEMPQYIQDIIDLVEYANGAINTKWGKKRTEAGHPKPFNLKYIGIGNEDQMTEVFKERFTMIYKALQKAHPEITVIGSAGPFFEGTDYEEGWKIGSDLKVPILDEHYYQSPGWFINNQDFYDQYDRSKSKVYLGEYAASLPGGNRTNWETSLSEALYITSLERNGDVVKMASYAPLIAKEGHTQWNPDLIYFNNDEVKPTPGYYVQKIYGQNAGDQYIPADLILKDQPEKVRKRIAYSIVKDSETNSIIIKIVNLLPVSMNTTIDLGEVKIDGILATKATLVGKPTDKTVTQTIDTVTLKKGSPINLPAYSFTMVRFVEN, from the coding sequence ATGACCTATATTTTTTTTCGGAAAGTGAGCGGGAATGAAGTTGGAAAATCCAAACATCTTCTTCGCCAACTTTTGCTGTTCTGCATATTTTTTCTTTGTTTAAATGCCGTAACCTTTGCAAGCAAAGTACCACCGGACGAACCAGATTCGGTTTATCTTTTTACTTACAATAATAACGGACTTTGCTTTGCCTGGAGCACTGATCAAAAAAACTGGACACCTATTGGAGCTGGCTATGTCTACTTAAATTCTGATTATGGAAGATGGGGGTCAGAAAAAAAGATGAATTCGCCCTATCTGATTCGCGGTAAAGATGGAGATTGGGTTTGCGTCTGGCAGATCAATACCTATACCCATCAATTTGCTTCGGCAACTTCAAAGAATCTCATTGACTGGAGCCCGCAAAGTTATCCTTATCTCTCCTTAGGGAAAAATGTATTGCGTCCCGTTATTACCTACAACCCACAAAAAGAAAGTTATAAAATTACTTATGCAGATGCAGATGGTAAATACTACGTTACAGAAACCAAGGATTTTAAATTCTATACACCAGTGACTGAAGCAGGCGCCACAGCCTACCAAAACCACACAATAATTGCAGATCTTGAACAAAAAACAGAAGGCCAGGTTCACCGTGTACCCTGGTCTGTAGTGGCCGGACTTAAAAAAGCCCATCAGCTTATCCAATATAAAAATACACTCAATAGAGAAACTACTAAGGACGATCCAGAGCGTTTTGCAGGTTTAAAGCCATTGGAGATAAAATTGTCAGCTCAAATGGCACTTGCAAAGCCGATTAGTAAGCTGCTGACCGGAGTCTTTTTTGAAGATATTAACTATGCCGCAGATGGCGGACTTTACGCAGAACTGATTCAAAACCGAGATTTTGAATATCATCCAGGTGATAAGAGCTATGAAGATAAAAACTGGAACAGTAAATACGCGTGGTCACTAAAAGGCGATAAGGCAACATTTACAGTCGATTCTTTAAACGGCATCCACTTAAATAATCCTCATTATGCCCTACTTAAAATAAATGAACCCGGGGCTTCTTTATTCAATACAGGGTTTGACTCTATCACCGTTAAAAAAGGCGAAACTTATCATTTTTCAACTTTTGCAAAAGCTTTCGAGGGAAAAAACATCTCGCTAACGGTGAATTTAGTAAGCGCTAAACAAGGTGTGCTGGCACAGAAAAAGTTGTCTATTTCTTTGGGATCATGGAAAGTCCTTAAAACCTCTCTGATCTCATCGTCCAATGCCAAAGATGTGTCGCTTGAAATTACCGTAAATAGTGTGGGTAGTTTGGGGCTTGACATGATTTCCCTATTTCCAGAAAAAACCTATAAAGGCCATAAAAATGGCCTTAGGGCTGATTTGGCAACTACAATTGCAAATATCAAACCTAAGTTTGTCCGTTTTCCCGGAGGCTGTGTGGCACATGGTGATGGTATTGCCAATATTTATAAGTGGAAAAACTCAATCGGACCATTAGAATCACGTAAACCAGACCGCAATTTGTGGGGCTATCATCAAACTATGGGCTTGGGATATTTCGAATATTTTCAGTTCTGCGAGGATATGGGCGCCGAGCCAGTGCCGGTAATTGCAGCCGGTGTGCCCTGTCAGAATTCGGGAACCGGAGGAGGTGGCCAGCAAGGGGGAATCCCAATGTCTGAAATGCCACAGTATATTCAGGATATCATCGATCTGGTAGAATATGCCAATGGGGCTATCAATACCAAATGGGGTAAAAAGCGGACAGAAGCAGGTCACCCAAAACCTTTTAACTTAAAATATATAGGAATTGGCAATGAAGACCAGATGACAGAAGTTTTTAAAGAGCGATTTACCATGATCTATAAGGCCCTGCAAAAAGCCCATCCGGAAATTACGGTGATTGGCTCGGCAGGACCATTTTTTGAAGGTACAGACTATGAAGAAGGCTGGAAGATCGGATCGGATTTAAAAGTGCCAATACTAGATGAACATTATTATCAGTCTCCAGGTTGGTTCATCAATAATCAGGATTTTTATGATCAATATGACCGGAGCAAATCCAAGGTTTACTTGGGTGAATATGCGGCAAGTTTGCCTGGTGGTAATAGAACGAACTGGGAGACCTCACTTTCGGAGGCGCTATATATAACATCCCTGGAGCGCAACGGAGATGTAGTAAAGATGGCTTCCTACGCACCTCTTATTGCAAAGGAAGGTCATACGCAATGGAATCCAGATCTTATCTACTTTAATAATGACGAAGTTAAACCAACGCCTGGCTATTATGTGCAGAAGATCTATGGACAGAACGCTGGAGATCAATACATTCCAGCAGATCTGATTTTGAAAGATCAGCCAGAAAAAGTACGCAAACGGATTGCTTATTCCATTGTGAAAGACAGCGAAACAAATAGCATTATTATAAAAATAGTGAACCTGTTACCTGTTTCCATGAATACAACCATTGATTTAGGTGAAGTAAAAATTGATGGTATATTGGCAACAAAAGCAACATTGGTTGGCAAACCCACCGATAAAACCGTGACCCAGACAATCGATACCGTCACCTTAAAAAAGGGTAGTCCAATAAACCTGCCAGCATATTCATTTACTATGGTTCGATTTGTGGAGAATTGA